A single window of Halobacillus naozhouensis DNA harbors:
- a CDS encoding Nif3-like dinuclear metal center hexameric protein — protein sequence MTSTIKAKGVIQQLDEISPKHYAFDWDNVGLQVGSLHKPVSKVMITLDVLENVVDEAIEKNVDLIIAHHPLLFVSLKQINTDTPKGRVISKLLQHDITVYAAHTDLDVAAGGVNDVMADLLELEDLVPMIETGQDDLVKLAVFVPEDYADTLRNAISEAGAGHLGAYSHCTFQSKGQGTFIPLEGTDPFIGKQGELERVDEYRLETIFPKSRLSAVLDAMNHAHPYEEAAYDLYPVLNNGEKRGVGRVGTLSKELTLSELCHVVKQQYDIPALRYVGNPDQLIKTVAILGGSGEKYIHDAKKTGADVYITGDLSFHLAQDAEQMGLALIDPGHHVEKVVAPKLQELLQEKCGPEVTFVVSSSQTEPFRFM from the coding sequence ATGACAAGCACCATTAAGGCAAAGGGTGTCATTCAACAGTTGGACGAGATCTCACCGAAACACTATGCGTTTGATTGGGACAATGTAGGTCTTCAGGTAGGATCGTTACATAAGCCTGTGAGCAAAGTGATGATCACACTTGATGTATTGGAAAATGTAGTAGACGAGGCCATCGAAAAAAATGTGGATTTAATTATTGCCCATCATCCCTTATTGTTTGTTTCATTAAAGCAAATTAATACAGACACACCAAAAGGCAGAGTCATTAGTAAACTGCTCCAGCATGATATCACTGTTTATGCGGCTCATACGGATTTAGATGTTGCAGCTGGAGGAGTAAATGATGTGATGGCAGATCTTTTGGAACTGGAAGATCTGGTGCCCATGATAGAGACAGGGCAGGATGACTTAGTAAAGCTTGCGGTCTTTGTACCTGAAGACTATGCTGATACTCTTCGAAATGCTATAAGTGAAGCAGGGGCCGGCCATTTAGGCGCATATAGTCATTGTACTTTTCAGTCGAAAGGTCAAGGGACGTTTATTCCGCTTGAGGGTACAGATCCCTTCATCGGAAAGCAAGGGGAGTTAGAAAGAGTTGATGAATATCGTCTTGAAACCATTTTTCCGAAGTCCAGACTCTCAGCCGTACTGGATGCTATGAACCACGCACATCCTTATGAGGAAGCAGCCTATGACCTCTATCCAGTACTTAATAATGGGGAAAAGAGGGGAGTAGGAAGAGTAGGAACACTCTCAAAGGAGTTGACCTTAAGTGAATTATGCCATGTAGTAAAGCAACAGTACGACATCCCAGCTTTACGGTATGTAGGGAACCCTGATCAATTGATTAAGACAGTTGCCATCCTTGGAGGTAGTGGGGAAAAGTATATCCATGACGCTAAGAAGACAGGCGCGGATGTATATATTACGGGAGATCTCTCTTTTCATCTCGCACAAGATGCTGAGCAAATGGGGCTAGCATTAATTGATCCAGGGCATCATGTGGAAAAAGTTGTGGCACCTAAGCTGCAGGAGCTTTTGCAAGAGAAATGCGGACCTGAGGTTACGTTTGTCGTTTCAAGTTCTCAAACAGAACCATTTCGCTTTATGTAA
- the ispG gene encoding flavodoxin-dependent (E)-4-hydroxy-3-methylbut-2-enyl-diphosphate synthase, translated as MTHRKDTRPVKVGDLTIGGADQVVIQSMTTTKTHDVEATVAEIKRLEEAGCQVVRVACPDDRAADAIPEIKKRINIPLVVDIHFDYKKALKAIEGGADKIRINPGNIGKREKVEAVVEAAKAKGIPIRIGVNAGSLERHILEKYGYPTAEGMVESALHHIKILEDLDFHDIIVSLKASDVKLAIEAYEKAAEAISYPLHLGITESGTLFAGTVKSAAGLGAILSKGIGSTLRISLSADPVEEVKVARELLKSFGLASNAATLISCPTCGRIEIDLISIANEVEEYIQTIKAPIKVAVLGCAVNGPGEAREADIGIAGARGEGLLFRHGEIIRKVPEEIMVDELKKEVDKLAEEHYEKERLEKEKQNA; from the coding sequence ATAACTCACAGAAAAGATACCCGTCCTGTAAAGGTGGGAGATCTTACGATTGGTGGAGCAGATCAAGTCGTGATCCAATCCATGACAACGACTAAAACTCATGATGTAGAAGCTACGGTCGCAGAAATTAAACGTCTTGAAGAAGCAGGCTGTCAAGTTGTCCGGGTCGCTTGTCCTGATGATCGTGCAGCAGATGCCATCCCTGAAATAAAAAAACGTATTAACATTCCTCTTGTTGTAGATATTCACTTCGATTATAAAAAAGCGTTAAAAGCAATTGAAGGTGGAGCTGACAAGATCCGCATAAACCCAGGTAATATCGGTAAACGAGAAAAAGTTGAGGCAGTCGTGGAAGCTGCCAAAGCTAAAGGAATTCCAATTCGTATTGGGGTGAACGCAGGCTCATTAGAACGCCATATCTTAGAAAAATACGGTTATCCTACCGCTGAGGGCATGGTGGAAAGTGCGCTGCATCATATTAAAATCCTTGAAGACCTTGATTTCCATGATATTATCGTTTCACTTAAAGCTTCTGATGTTAAATTAGCCATCGAAGCATATGAAAAAGCGGCCGAAGCCATTTCCTACCCTCTTCACTTGGGAATTACTGAATCTGGTACGCTGTTTGCCGGAACGGTGAAAAGTGCAGCAGGGCTTGGAGCTATCCTAAGCAAAGGGATTGGAAGCACTCTAAGAATAAGCTTGAGCGCCGACCCTGTCGAGGAAGTTAAAGTGGCTCGTGAACTTCTTAAATCCTTTGGGCTGGCATCAAATGCCGCTACACTAATTTCTTGTCCTACATGCGGACGGATTGAGATCGACTTAATTTCGATTGCTAATGAAGTCGAAGAATATATTCAGACGATCAAAGCTCCGATTAAAGTAGCTGTTCTCGGTTGTGCTGTGAATGGACCGGGCGAAGCTCGTGAAGCGGATATAGGCATAGCAGGTGCAAGAGGAGAAGGACTTCTGTTCCGTCACGGGGAAATTATCCGTAAAGTACCAGAAGAAATAATGGTAGACGAACTTAAAAAAGAAGTGGATAAACTTGCAGAAGAGCATTATGAAAAAGAACGTTTAGAAAAAGAGAAGCAAAACGCGTAA
- a CDS encoding DUF4190 domain-containing protein, translating to MNEPKERVENQNTEETPETEDQLEQVSDAEERSNDPVYGDSYEEEFAAETMPMNQSMNSDERETTMQDEVNTGMAWVGLSAAILSFFFAPLLLGIVGIVFGIIGKRQGADTLGNMALIISAVSILFSLFFASAANIF from the coding sequence ATGAATGAACCCAAAGAAAGGGTAGAGAATCAAAATACGGAAGAAACTCCGGAAACTGAAGATCAATTAGAACAAGTTAGCGATGCTGAAGAAAGATCTAATGATCCAGTATACGGAGACAGCTATGAGGAAGAATTTGCTGCAGAAACCATGCCGATGAATCAGTCAATGAATTCTGATGAGCGTGAAACCACGATGCAGGATGAAGTGAATACAGGTATGGCTTGGGTAGGGCTATCCGCAGCTATCTTATCCTTTTTCTTTGCTCCCCTTTTATTAGGGATAGTGGGGATCGTTTTCGGTATTATTGGTAAACGTCAAGGTGCAGATACACTTGGAAATATGGCACTTATTATCAGTGCTGTATCTATCTTGTTCTCCTTATTCTTTGCCTCGGCAGCCAATATATTTTAG
- the dnaG gene encoding DNA primase yields the protein MAGHIPEEKVDEIRKAVDIVDVVGEYVQLKKQGRNYFGLCPFHGENTPSFSVSADKQIFHCFGCGKGGNVYSFLMEIEGYSFLQAVKRVADQTGQALPEQFNETQQPEHDPESQSILDAHAWLTKLYHHLLRNSKEGQDAYEYLLQRGFTEDTINRHQLGYSPSSNDFVVTFLEKKGFHPQQMVKAGLLNTNEQGGYFDRFRGRIMFPLRNHLGKTVAFAGRSTGAQEPKYLNSPETDLFQKGRLLYNFDLARGSIRKQNQIILFEGYADVISADQTGIQNGIATMGTSVSDTQAQLIKRYADKVIICYDGDDAGIEAAVKAAKLLKKAGCETNVARVPNEMDPDEFIKKFGGDRFRREILDASDPYTSFMIRYLRRSFNLQLEGDRITFIERVLQEVAQLDRAIEREHYLNEIAEEFQMSISTLKDEVEQLRLHQSKLDSMDKRRHTNSTSPKNVHHKLLPAFHNAERKLIAYMLKNPFIADKVQEELGGSFNITEHQVIVTHLYAYYEDGHESDISQFVERIEDPSLRNLVIHLAMAPLADEEVSDKEIDDYIHQIRLENSDRVDIKSLEAELKRAEQHNEPIKAAEIAMKILRRKQELKNTH from the coding sequence ATGGCTGGACACATTCCAGAGGAAAAAGTAGATGAAATTCGCAAAGCGGTAGATATTGTAGACGTTGTGGGCGAATATGTTCAATTAAAGAAGCAGGGTAGGAACTATTTCGGATTATGCCCCTTCCACGGTGAGAATACTCCTTCCTTTTCCGTATCCGCGGATAAACAAATCTTTCATTGTTTTGGATGCGGAAAGGGTGGGAACGTCTATTCTTTTCTAATGGAAATAGAAGGATATAGTTTCCTTCAGGCGGTAAAAAGGGTAGCTGACCAGACTGGCCAGGCCTTGCCAGAACAATTCAATGAAACTCAACAGCCGGAGCATGACCCGGAATCACAGAGTATTCTGGATGCGCACGCCTGGTTAACAAAGCTTTATCATCATTTATTGCGAAATTCGAAAGAAGGACAAGACGCCTACGAGTATTTATTACAACGTGGCTTTACGGAAGACACGATAAATAGACACCAGCTAGGGTATTCTCCAAGTTCGAATGACTTCGTAGTAACCTTTTTAGAAAAGAAAGGTTTTCATCCTCAGCAAATGGTAAAGGCTGGTTTATTGAATACTAATGAACAAGGTGGGTATTTCGACCGATTCAGAGGAAGAATTATGTTTCCTCTCCGTAACCATCTCGGTAAAACAGTAGCCTTTGCTGGACGATCAACTGGTGCGCAGGAGCCCAAGTATTTAAATAGTCCAGAGACTGACCTGTTTCAAAAAGGACGCCTTCTGTATAATTTTGATTTGGCACGGGGGTCCATTAGAAAACAAAACCAGATTATTTTATTTGAGGGGTACGCTGATGTTATATCTGCAGATCAGACAGGCATCCAGAATGGGATTGCCACCATGGGTACATCAGTCTCAGATACCCAAGCCCAACTTATAAAACGTTATGCCGACAAGGTTATTATTTGTTATGACGGCGATGACGCAGGGATAGAGGCTGCTGTTAAAGCAGCAAAGCTGCTAAAGAAAGCTGGTTGTGAAACGAATGTAGCCCGGGTGCCGAATGAAATGGATCCGGATGAATTCATTAAAAAATTTGGCGGCGATCGCTTCAGGCGTGAAATATTAGATGCTAGTGATCCATATACTTCTTTTATGATCCGCTATTTAAGGCGAAGCTTTAATCTTCAATTAGAAGGAGATCGGATTACTTTTATCGAAAGGGTATTACAAGAGGTTGCACAATTAGACCGCGCAATTGAAAGGGAACATTATCTGAACGAAATAGCAGAAGAATTTCAAATGTCCATTAGTACCTTAAAGGATGAAGTGGAACAGCTCAGACTCCATCAGTCTAAACTGGATAGCATGGATAAGAGGCGACATACTAATTCTACAAGCCCAAAAAACGTTCATCATAAACTGCTCCCGGCTTTTCATAATGCTGAGAGAAAGCTGATAGCATATATGTTGAAAAACCCTTTTATTGCTGATAAAGTTCAAGAAGAATTAGGTGGTTCGTTTAATATTACCGAACATCAGGTCATTGTCACGCATCTTTACGCATATTATGAAGACGGTCATGAATCAGATATTAGTCAATTTGTTGAACGGATTGAAGATCCATCTTTGAGAAACCTTGTTATCCATTTAGCTATGGCACCATTGGCTGATGAGGAAGTGTCGGATAAGGAAATTGATGACTATATTCATCAGATTCGATTGGAAAACAGTGATCGGGTCGATATTAAGAGCTTAGAGGCTGAGCTTAAACGAGCTGAACAGCACAATGAGCCGATAAAAGCAGCAGAGATTGCCATGAAAATTTTGAGACGAAAACAAGAGTTGAAAAACACTCATTAA
- a CDS encoding tRNA (adenine(22)-N(1))-methyltransferase yields the protein MKVTRLSERLAKVAEYLPKGACFADIGSDHAYLPCYVCLHDHKASAVAGEVNKGPYQSAVEEVYSHELAGRIDVRLGDGLNVLKADEVKQVVIAGMGGPLIRDILENGKDKLGRVSRIIVQPNIDARTIRQWFYENRFCLVQETILEENGHIYEVLVAERGEPGKNYDHQNLQKQLWLGPLLLKENNSVFKKKWKQEKSKKENILKQISGSKQPDEEKMRRFQFELEWIKEALEQ from the coding sequence ATGAAGGTAACTCGATTGTCAGAGCGTCTGGCAAAGGTGGCAGAATACTTGCCAAAGGGAGCATGCTTCGCTGATATCGGCTCAGATCATGCTTACCTTCCTTGTTATGTTTGTCTCCATGATCATAAAGCCAGTGCTGTAGCTGGAGAGGTAAATAAAGGTCCCTATCAGAGTGCCGTTGAAGAAGTCTATTCACATGAGTTAGCAGGTCGGATAGATGTCAGGTTAGGGGATGGCTTAAACGTATTAAAAGCAGATGAAGTGAAGCAAGTTGTCATAGCAGGTATGGGTGGGCCGCTTATTCGGGATATTTTAGAAAACGGAAAAGATAAGTTAGGTCGAGTATCAAGAATTATTGTCCAGCCTAACATTGATGCCCGCACAATCCGTCAATGGTTTTACGAAAATCGCTTTTGCTTAGTTCAGGAAACAATTCTTGAAGAGAATGGCCATATTTACGAAGTACTCGTTGCTGAAAGAGGAGAGCCAGGAAAAAACTATGACCATCAAAATCTGCAAAAACAGTTGTGGTTAGGGCCATTGTTATTAAAGGAAAACAATTCAGTGTTTAAAAAGAAATGGAAGCAGGAAAAAAGTAAAAAGGAGAATATTTTAAAACAGATAAGCGGCTCAAAACAACCTGATGAAGAGAAGATGAGACGTTTTCAATTCGAATTAGAGTGGATAAAGGAGGCTCTTGAACAATGA
- a CDS encoding 4-hydroxy-3-methylbut-2-enyl diphosphate reductase, whose translation MEVIKIAPRGYCYGVVDAMVIAQNAAKDPNLPRPIYILGMIVHNSHVTNAFENEGIITVDGKDRLGLLEDINDGTVIFTAHGVSPEVKERAKAKGLTTLDATCPDVTNTHNLIRDRVAEGYEIVYVGKKGHPEPEGAIGVAPGKVHLVQTEEDVEDLNLDHDKLLITNQTTMSQWDVYDVMEKVKEKYPHVEKHQEICMATQVRQEAVSEQAKDADLTLVVGDPISNNSNRLAQVSQEIAGTPAYRIADISDLKLEWLEGVQTVAVTAGASTPTPITKEVIKFIEQYDPVNEDEWSLESKVEQKKILPRVKAKKK comes from the coding sequence ATGGAAGTCATTAAGATCGCACCTCGCGGTTATTGCTACGGTGTGGTGGATGCTATGGTAATTGCCCAAAACGCTGCCAAAGATCCCAATCTGCCACGCCCTATATATATTCTAGGTATGATTGTTCACAACTCACATGTAACGAATGCATTTGAAAACGAAGGTATAATAACAGTTGACGGTAAAGATCGTCTCGGGCTGCTGGAGGATATTAACGACGGTACAGTCATCTTCACAGCCCATGGTGTTTCACCGGAAGTTAAAGAACGAGCGAAAGCAAAAGGACTGACAACTCTTGATGCAACTTGCCCTGATGTTACGAATACTCATAATTTAATTCGTGACAGAGTGGCAGAAGGCTATGAAATCGTTTATGTAGGTAAAAAAGGCCACCCTGAACCAGAAGGCGCAATAGGAGTGGCACCAGGAAAAGTTCACCTCGTACAAACAGAAGAAGATGTAGAAGACCTGAACCTAGACCATGATAAGCTTCTCATTACGAACCAGACAACGATGAGTCAATGGGATGTTTATGATGTAATGGAAAAAGTCAAGGAAAAGTATCCTCATGTGGAGAAGCATCAAGAGATTTGTATGGCTACTCAAGTACGTCAAGAAGCTGTATCCGAGCAAGCTAAAGATGCTGACTTAACACTCGTGGTCGGTGATCCGATCAGTAATAATTCAAATCGACTTGCCCAAGTGTCTCAGGAAATTGCCGGTACACCGGCCTACCGTATTGCTGATATATCCGATTTAAAACTGGAATGGCTTGAAGGAGTGCAAACAGTAGCCGTTACTGCCGGAGCATCTACTCCCACACCAATTACAAAAGAAGTCATTAAATTTATCGAACAATACGATCCCGTAAATGAAGACGAATGGAGCCTTGAATCAAAAGTAGAACAGAAAAAGATTCTTCCTCGTGTAAAAGCGAAAAAGAAATAA
- a CDS encoding deoxyribonuclease IV, with the protein MVKIGSHVSMKGKKMLLGASEEAESYGASTFMIYTGAPQNTRRRPIEELNIEAGTDHMKTNGIDEFVVHAPYIINIGNTTKPETFQLGVDFLKNEIDRTEALGAKQIVLHPGSHVGQGADKGIPKIIEGLNEVLHKDQNVQIALETMAGKGSECGRSFEELAEIIEGVTLNEKLSVCMDTCHIHDSGYNVVEDFDGVLEEFDRVIGLDRIKVVHVNDSKNAQGARKDRHENIGFGHIGFEALHYVVHHPSFKDVPKILETPYVGEDKKNKQPPYRFEIDMLKAGKYDEGLKEKIMEQ; encoded by the coding sequence ATGGTGAAGATTGGTTCACATGTTTCCATGAAAGGGAAGAAAATGCTGCTAGGTGCTAGTGAAGAGGCTGAATCATATGGGGCATCTACATTTATGATCTATACTGGTGCACCCCAGAATACGAGAAGGCGTCCAATTGAAGAATTAAATATCGAAGCCGGAACTGACCACATGAAGACGAACGGCATCGATGAATTTGTTGTTCACGCGCCATACATTATAAATATCGGCAACACAACAAAGCCTGAAACCTTTCAACTAGGGGTAGACTTTTTAAAGAATGAGATTGACCGGACGGAAGCATTAGGTGCTAAGCAAATTGTTTTGCATCCTGGATCACATGTAGGACAGGGTGCCGACAAGGGCATCCCTAAGATTATTGAAGGATTGAATGAAGTGCTGCACAAAGATCAGAATGTACAAATTGCTTTAGAAACCATGGCCGGTAAGGGATCAGAATGCGGACGCAGCTTTGAAGAGCTTGCAGAAATTATCGAAGGTGTAACGTTAAATGAAAAGCTGTCTGTTTGTATGGATACCTGTCACATTCATGATTCTGGCTATAATGTTGTAGAAGATTTTGACGGTGTCCTCGAAGAATTTGACCGAGTTATCGGATTGGATCGTATTAAAGTAGTTCATGTGAACGATAGCAAAAACGCTCAAGGGGCAAGAAAAGACCGTCATGAGAATATTGGTTTTGGGCATATCGGGTTTGAGGCGCTGCATTATGTTGTTCATCATCCGAGTTTTAAAGATGTTCCAAAAATTCTTGAAACCCCATATGTTGGAGAGGATAAGAAAAACAAACAGCCTCCTTACCGATTTGAAATTGATATGCTGAAAGCGGGAAAATATGATGAAGGATTAAAAGAAAAAATTATGGAACAATAA
- a CDS encoding DUF2624 domain-containing protein, which produces MKHVAQQIVMQKLRQLTVEDILHYSQKYQIKVTKSEAAQIVSALKKNQENPFDPKGRQRMLKNLAAITSADTAKSVNRILIKLAKEHGVEHWLQ; this is translated from the coding sequence ATGAAACATGTGGCACAACAGATTGTGATGCAGAAATTAAGGCAATTAACTGTTGAAGACATCCTTCATTACAGTCAAAAGTATCAGATTAAAGTAACTAAAAGCGAAGCAGCACAAATTGTGTCCGCTCTAAAGAAAAATCAGGAGAATCCTTTCGATCCTAAAGGAAGACAACGGATGCTGAAAAATTTAGCAGCCATCACTTCTGCCGATACTGCTAAATCAGTCAACCGCATACTCATTAAACTTGCTAAGGAACACGGAGTTGAACATTGGCTTCAATAA
- a CDS encoding DEAD/DEAH box helicase: MRNHSFKQYAINNSVDQVIDQLGFNQPTPIQKEVIPAALRGESLIGQSHTGSGKTHAYLLPLFNQLNENSNHVQFVVTAPTRELATQIYDEVRKAIQFAGKTEVWRAKLVIGGTDKQKMIDKLSSNPPHIVVGTPGRILDMVKEEALDLYQANAFVLDEADLMLDLGFIEEVDQILIRMNEELQMLVFSATIPERLQPFLKKYLTNPTHIQIKDQKPSPESMEHRLVALRHKEPADVIMNITESIQPYLAIIFTNGKGQADELADKLLDRGLKTGIIHGGLSPRERKRMLKDIQGLKYQYIVATDLASRGIDIQGVSHVINAQMPKEEEFYIHRVGRTARAGLEGTAINLYSQDDLPLIENLEKRGLTFTYYEVTNGEWKETHSYKERQKRTRKESDMEKQAKQLVRKPKKVKPGYKKKMKRKIDQNAKKLKRNSYRGKRK, from the coding sequence ATGCGTAATCATTCATTTAAGCAATACGCGATTAATAATAGCGTTGACCAAGTTATAGACCAATTAGGCTTTAATCAGCCGACACCAATACAGAAAGAAGTCATCCCGGCAGCGTTACGGGGAGAAAGTCTGATAGGACAGTCACATACAGGCTCTGGAAAAACGCACGCCTATTTATTACCGCTATTCAACCAGTTGAACGAAAACAGCAATCATGTACAGTTTGTGGTGACGGCTCCAACCAGGGAGTTGGCTACACAGATTTATGATGAAGTAAGAAAAGCGATTCAGTTTGCGGGTAAAACCGAAGTGTGGAGAGCGAAACTCGTGATTGGCGGCACTGACAAGCAAAAGATGATAGATAAACTGTCATCAAACCCGCCTCACATAGTCGTAGGGACCCCTGGCCGGATTTTAGATATGGTGAAAGAGGAAGCTCTCGATCTATATCAAGCAAATGCCTTTGTACTTGACGAGGCAGACTTAATGCTGGATTTAGGATTTATTGAAGAGGTAGACCAGATCCTTATTCGTATGAATGAGGAGCTTCAGATGCTAGTATTTTCAGCAACTATTCCAGAACGTCTTCAGCCGTTCTTGAAGAAATATCTTACGAACCCGACTCATATTCAAATAAAAGATCAAAAGCCTTCCCCTGAATCGATGGAACATCGCCTAGTTGCTTTGCGCCATAAAGAGCCTGCTGACGTAATCATGAATATTACGGAAAGCATTCAACCTTATTTAGCGATTATATTCACCAATGGAAAGGGACAGGCTGATGAGTTAGCCGATAAATTGTTAGACCGAGGTTTAAAAACTGGAATCATTCACGGCGGCTTGTCCCCGAGAGAGCGGAAACGTATGCTTAAAGACATCCAGGGGCTGAAGTATCAATATATTGTAGCCACTGACCTTGCTTCTAGAGGAATTGATATTCAGGGAGTCAGCCATGTCATAAACGCACAAATGCCGAAAGAAGAAGAATTTTATATACACAGAGTGGGCCGAACAGCTAGAGCGGGATTGGAAGGGACAGCGATCAATCTTTATTCACAGGATGATTTACCTTTGATTGAAAACTTGGAGAAGCGCGGTCTTACATTTACCTATTATGAAGTGACCAACGGGGAGTGGAAAGAAACTCATTCCTATAAAGAACGGCAAAAGCGAACTCGCAAAGAATCTGATATGGAAAAGCAAGCCAAACAGCTGGTTAGAAAACCGAAAAAGGTTAAGCCAGGTTACAAAAAGAAGATGAAGCGGAAAATAGATCAAAATGCGAAAAAGTTAAAAAGAAACAGTTATCGCGGTAAGCGGAAATAG
- the cccA gene encoding cytochrome c550: protein MKRNPVIPFAIIAVLGILAMIVISGIGVNQKEAIQNEEEGGAQEQTANASPEEMFQAKCASCHGGDLSGGVGPNLQQVGSRYSAKEIQDIIINGKGSQMPAGLYTGEQAAKLAQWLAEKK from the coding sequence ATGAAGAGAAACCCTGTGATTCCTTTTGCAATTATTGCTGTTTTAGGAATTTTGGCTATGATTGTTATTTCAGGGATAGGTGTAAATCAAAAAGAAGCAATTCAGAATGAAGAAGAAGGTGGAGCACAAGAGCAGACGGCAAATGCTAGTCCGGAAGAAATGTTCCAGGCTAAATGTGCCAGCTGTCATGGTGGTGACTTGAGTGGAGGCGTCGGGCCGAACCTGCAACAGGTCGGAAGTCGTTACTCTGCAAAAGAAATACAAGACATTATTATAAATGGTAAAGGCTCCCAGATGCCAGCAGGTCTCTATACAGGAGAGCAAGCAGCGAAGCTAGCCCAATGGTTGGCCGAAAAAAAATAA
- the rpoD gene encoding RNA polymerase sigma factor RpoD codes for MADKQQQPSRSKENENELTLDQAKEQLLEMGKKRGALAYEEVAEKLSSFELDSDQMDEYYEHLNEQGVEVIGDSEQDPSMQQLNKEEEFNLNDLSVPPGVKINDPVRMYLKEIGRVNLLSAKDEISLAQRIENGDEEAKRDLAEANLRLVVSIAKRYVGRGMLFLDLIQEGNMGLIKAVEKFDYRKGYKFSTYATWWIRQAITRAIADQARTIRIPVHMVETINKLIRVQRQLLQDLGREPTPEEIAQDMELTPDKVREILKIAQEPVSLETPIGEEDDSHLGDFIEDQEATSPSDHAAYELLKEQLEDVLDTLTDREENVLRLRFGLDDGRTRTLEEVGKVFGVTRERIRQIEAKALRKLRHPSRSKRLKDFME; via the coding sequence ATGGCGGATAAGCAACAACAGCCATCACGTTCTAAAGAAAATGAAAATGAATTGACCCTTGATCAGGCAAAAGAGCAATTACTTGAAATGGGTAAAAAGCGAGGGGCTCTCGCCTATGAAGAAGTGGCAGAGAAACTTTCAAGCTTTGAGTTAGACTCAGATCAAATGGATGAGTATTACGAGCATTTGAATGAGCAGGGTGTAGAGGTAATCGGTGACTCGGAGCAGGATCCTAGTATGCAGCAATTGAATAAAGAAGAAGAATTTAACTTAAACGACCTGAGCGTACCTCCAGGTGTTAAAATAAACGATCCTGTTCGGATGTACCTGAAAGAAATAGGAAGAGTTAACCTTCTATCTGCCAAGGACGAAATCAGTTTGGCTCAACGCATTGAAAATGGTGATGAGGAAGCGAAACGCGATCTTGCAGAAGCGAACTTACGATTAGTCGTCAGCATCGCAAAAAGATATGTAGGCCGGGGAATGCTCTTCTTAGATTTAATCCAGGAAGGTAATATGGGCCTAATTAAAGCTGTTGAGAAGTTCGATTATCGTAAGGGGTACAAATTTAGCACGTATGCCACATGGTGGATTAGACAAGCTATCACACGTGCTATAGCCGATCAGGCGCGTACGATTCGAATTCCTGTTCACATGGTTGAAACGATCAATAAGTTAATTCGCGTTCAGCGACAATTACTACAAGATTTGGGGCGTGAACCGACTCCAGAAGAAATTGCTCAGGATATGGAACTTACTCCTGATAAGGTCCGTGAAATCTTAAAAATTGCTCAGGAACCAGTCTCTCTTGAAACTCCGATTGGAGAAGAAGATGATTCCCATCTCGGTGATTTCATTGAAGATCAGGAAGCTACCTCCCCATCCGACCATGCTGCCTATGAATTATTAAAAGAACAGCTAGAAGACGTACTGGATACCTTGACTGATCGTGAAGAGAATGTACTTCGCCTTCGGTTCGGGCTGGATGATGGACGTACACGCACCCTTGAAGAAGTTGGAAAAGTATTTGGCGTAACAAGAGAACGCATTCGTCAAATCGAAGCAAAAGCTCTTCGTAAGCTCAGACACCCTAGCAGAAGTAAACGATTAAAAGATTTTATGGAATAG